A single region of the Streptomyces sp. AM 4-1-1 genome encodes:
- a CDS encoding monovalent cation/H+ antiporter complex subunit F, whose product MNGWLVAAAVLLVGAVGPTVPAVATGPLRRRVGAQNHATALICLVLLLLAQGFARPAYVDTALVLSLLGPAGTLVYARLLGPDLKDDPPRGRIADRCSLVATVAVVLSLCVAAGPGRAAVKLLVTGALLVVGNQVASRALRENEPEADDDD is encoded by the coding sequence GTGAACGGCTGGCTCGTGGCGGCGGCGGTGCTCCTGGTGGGAGCGGTGGGACCGACCGTCCCCGCGGTCGCCACCGGACCGTTGCGGCGCCGGGTCGGCGCGCAGAACCACGCCACCGCGCTGATCTGCCTGGTACTCCTGCTCCTCGCCCAGGGGTTCGCGCGGCCCGCGTACGTCGACACGGCCCTGGTGCTGTCCCTCCTGGGCCCCGCGGGCACCCTCGTCTACGCGAGGCTGCTCGGCCCCGACCTCAAGGACGACCCGCCACGCGGCCGGATCGCCGACCGCTGCTCCCTCGTCGCCACGGTGGCGGTCGTGCTGTCGCTGTGCGTGGCCGCCGGACCGGGGCGGGCCGCGGTGAAACTCCTGGTGACCGGGGCTCTTCTGGTGGTCGGCAACCAGGTCGCGTCCCGGGCGCTGCGCGAGAACGAACCGGAGGCGGACGACGATGACTGA
- a CDS encoding MnhB domain-containing protein produces MSRTLRLLVLAVGTAGLAALLVAACFRLPAFGGDSHPYGDRAVRAALARHTANVVSSVNFDQRAFDTLGEESILFAAVLGTVVLLRQTRDERQVEPAPARVAPHIRRYALLTLPVTLLVGLYVVAHGQLSPGGGFQGGVVAATALHLLYIAVDYRALERIRPVGLYQFGDAAGEAAYLVIGVAGLLGGSAFLANTLLPYGTFNTLASGGTVPLLNAAIGMEVACAVVVLLARFLDQAVEIEKEDHT; encoded by the coding sequence GTGAGCCGGACTCTGCGGCTCCTGGTGCTGGCCGTCGGCACGGCCGGGCTCGCCGCGCTGCTCGTCGCGGCCTGCTTCCGGCTCCCCGCCTTCGGCGGCGACTCCCACCCGTACGGCGACCGCGCGGTGCGCGCCGCACTCGCCCGGCACACCGCGAACGTCGTCTCCTCCGTCAACTTCGACCAGCGCGCCTTCGACACCCTCGGTGAGGAGAGCATCCTCTTCGCGGCCGTGCTCGGCACCGTAGTCCTGCTGCGGCAGACCCGCGACGAACGCCAGGTCGAACCCGCCCCGGCCCGTGTCGCCCCGCACATCCGCCGTTACGCGCTCCTGACGCTGCCGGTCACCCTCCTCGTCGGCCTGTACGTCGTCGCGCACGGCCAGCTCAGCCCCGGCGGGGGATTCCAGGGCGGGGTCGTCGCGGCCACCGCTCTGCACCTGCTGTACATCGCCGTCGACTACCGGGCGCTGGAGCGGATCAGACCCGTCGGCCTCTACCAGTTCGGCGACGCGGCGGGCGAGGCCGCCTATCTGGTGATCGGCGTGGCCGGACTCCTCGGCGGGTCCGCGTTCCTCGCCAACACCCTGCTGCCGTACGGCACGTTCAACACGCTCGCGTCCGGCGGCACCGTACCGCTGCTCAACGCGGCGATCGGCATGGAGGTCGCCTGCGCGGTGGTCGTGCTGCTCGCCCGGTTCCTCGACCAGGCCGTGGAGATCGAGAAGGAGGACCACACATGA
- a CDS encoding NADP-dependent succinic semialdehyde dehydrogenase, which translates to MPIATVNPANGETLRTFDALGEDEIERRIATAHSAYRAYRSTGFDERARLLRRAADLLDEDQGDIARVMTTEMGKPVKAARAEAAKCAKAMRWYADNAAELLADEHPSAADVRDSGASSAYIRYRPLGVVLAVMPWNFPLWQVVRFAAPALMAGNVGLLKHASNVPQTALYLGDLFHRAGFPAGCFQTLLVGSGAIEAILRDERIVAATLTGSEPAGRSVASIAGAEVKKTVLELGGSDPYLVLPSADIARAARTAVTARVQNNGQSCIAAKRFIVHTDVYEEFTERFTAGMRALTVGDPLQESTDVGPLSSEQGRADLEELVDDAVRRGARVLCGGARPENLGGGLDRGWFYAPTVLTGITPQMRLHHEETFGPVATLHRVAGLDEAVALANDTPFGLSSNVWTRDADEALRCVRDLEAGGVFFNGMTASHPALPFGGVKRSGYGRELAGHGIREFCNATTVWYGPESDQADRT; encoded by the coding sequence ATGCCCATCGCGACGGTCAACCCCGCGAACGGGGAAACGCTCAGGACGTTCGACGCGCTGGGGGAGGACGAGATCGAGCGCCGGATCGCCACCGCCCACAGCGCGTACCGCGCGTACCGGTCCACCGGGTTCGACGAACGGGCCCGGCTGCTGCGCCGCGCCGCCGACCTCCTCGACGAGGACCAGGGGGACATCGCCCGCGTCATGACCACCGAGATGGGCAAGCCGGTCAAGGCGGCCCGCGCGGAGGCCGCGAAGTGCGCCAAGGCGATGCGCTGGTACGCCGACAACGCCGCGGAACTGCTCGCGGACGAGCACCCGTCGGCCGCCGACGTCCGCGACTCCGGCGCGTCGAGCGCGTACATCCGCTACCGCCCGCTGGGCGTCGTGCTCGCCGTGATGCCGTGGAACTTCCCGCTGTGGCAGGTCGTACGGTTCGCGGCGCCGGCCCTCATGGCGGGCAACGTCGGCCTGCTCAAGCACGCGTCGAACGTCCCGCAGACCGCCCTGTACCTCGGCGACCTGTTCCACCGGGCCGGCTTTCCCGCCGGCTGCTTCCAGACCCTGCTGGTGGGATCGGGCGCGATCGAGGCGATCCTGCGCGACGAGCGGATCGTCGCGGCCACGCTCACCGGCAGCGAACCGGCGGGCCGGTCCGTCGCCTCGATCGCGGGCGCCGAGGTCAAGAAGACCGTCCTGGAGCTGGGCGGCAGCGACCCGTACCTCGTGCTGCCGTCGGCGGACATCGCCCGCGCGGCCCGCACCGCGGTGACCGCCCGCGTCCAGAACAACGGGCAGTCCTGCATCGCCGCCAAACGCTTCATCGTGCACACCGACGTGTACGAGGAGTTCACCGAACGGTTCACCGCGGGGATGCGCGCCCTCACCGTCGGCGATCCGCTCCAGGAGTCCACCGACGTAGGCCCCCTCTCCAGCGAACAGGGCCGCGCCGACCTGGAGGAACTCGTGGACGACGCCGTGCGCCGGGGCGCGCGCGTCCTGTGCGGCGGCGCACGGCCCGAGAACCTGGGCGGGGGACTGGACCGCGGCTGGTTCTACGCCCCCACCGTCCTCACCGGGATCACCCCGCAGATGCGCCTCCACCACGAGGAGACGTTCGGCCCGGTCGCCACGCTCCACCGCGTCGCCGGCCTCGACGAAGCCGTCGCCCTCGCCAACGACACCCCCTTCGGCCTCAGCTCCAACGTCTGGACCCGGGACGCCGACGAGGCCCTGCGCTGTGTACGCGACCTGGAGGCGGGCGGTGTCTTCTTCAACGGCATGACGGCGTCCCACCCCGCGCTGCCCTTCGGCGGTGTCAAGCGCTCCGGATACGGGCGCGAACTCGCCGGACACGGCATCCGCGAGTTCTGCAACGCCACCACGGTCTGGTACGGCCCCGAGTCCGACCAGGCCGACCGCACCTGA
- a CDS encoding phosphoketolase family protein translates to MTDAPLPPAAPGPAGDETPAEEPRAGGPGAGQTPAAELSASEVAALDAHWRAANYLAVGQIYLMANPLLKQPLAPEHIKPRLLGHWGTSPGLNLVHTHLNRIIKARGTRALCVWGPGHGGPAVLANSWLEGSYHETYPDVGRDEAGMGLLFKQFSFPGGVPSHVAPETPGSIHEGGELGYALAHAYGAAFDHPDLLVACVIGDGEAETGPLAASWHSNKFLDPVHDGAVLPILHLNGYKIANPTVLARLPEDELDALLRGYGHDPLYVSGDDPLTVHRAMAGAMDRAVDRVRELQEAARDGGDTERPRWPMIVLRTPKGWTGPREVDGLPVEGTWRAHQVPLSGVRDNPEHLRQLEAWMRSYRPEELFDDDGRPTPRVLEWVPEGAARLGATPYANGGLLLRDLPIPSLDDHAVEITGRGTVTHEPTRVLGGLLEAVMAATAERRDFRLVGPDETASNRLDAVYEASGKAWQARVLPTDEHLARDGRVMEVLSEHLCQGWLEGYLLTGRHGLFSSYEAFAHIVDSMVNQHIKWLRTSRRLAWRRPIASLNYLLTSHVWRQDHNGFSHQDPGFVDHVLNKSPEVVRVYLPPDTNTLLSVADHALRSRDYVNVIVAGKQPCLDWLTMDEARAHCARGVGVWDWAGTEDGSREPDVVLACAGDVPTLEVMAAAGLLRDHLPELAVRVVNVVDMTRLLPQREHPHGMPDSEYDAVFTRDRPVIFAYHGYPWLVHRLAYRRAGHPNLHVRGYKEEGTTTTPFDMVVRNDLDRYRLVMDVIDRVPGLGVRATAVRQAMADVRLRHHDWIREHGEDLPEVTGWTWNG, encoded by the coding sequence ATGACCGACGCCCCCCTTCCGCCCGCCGCCCCCGGCCCCGCCGGTGACGAAACCCCGGCCGAAGAGCCCCGGGCCGGCGGACCCGGAGCGGGACAGACCCCGGCGGCCGAGCTGTCCGCGTCCGAGGTCGCGGCGCTCGACGCGCACTGGCGCGCCGCCAACTACCTCGCCGTCGGCCAGATCTACCTCATGGCCAACCCGTTGCTGAAGCAGCCGCTCGCCCCTGAGCACATCAAGCCGCGACTGCTCGGCCACTGGGGCACCTCACCCGGACTGAACCTGGTCCACACCCATCTCAACCGGATCATCAAGGCCCGCGGCACCCGGGCACTGTGTGTCTGGGGACCCGGCCACGGCGGCCCCGCCGTCCTGGCCAACTCCTGGCTGGAGGGCAGCTACCACGAGACGTACCCCGACGTCGGCCGCGACGAGGCGGGCATGGGGCTGCTGTTCAAGCAGTTCTCCTTCCCGGGCGGTGTCCCCAGCCATGTCGCCCCCGAGACCCCCGGCTCCATCCACGAGGGCGGCGAACTGGGCTACGCCCTCGCCCACGCCTACGGAGCCGCCTTCGACCACCCCGATCTGCTCGTCGCCTGTGTCATCGGCGACGGGGAGGCGGAGACCGGTCCGCTCGCCGCGTCCTGGCACTCCAACAAGTTCCTCGACCCCGTCCACGACGGGGCCGTCCTGCCGATCCTCCACCTCAACGGCTACAAGATCGCCAACCCGACGGTGCTCGCCCGCCTCCCGGAGGACGAACTCGACGCGCTGCTGCGCGGCTACGGCCACGACCCGCTCTACGTGAGCGGTGACGACCCGCTCACCGTGCACCGGGCGATGGCGGGCGCGATGGACCGGGCGGTGGACCGCGTCAGGGAACTCCAGGAGGCCGCCCGCGACGGGGGCGACACCGAACGCCCCCGCTGGCCGATGATCGTGCTGCGCACCCCGAAGGGATGGACCGGTCCCCGGGAGGTGGACGGCCTGCCCGTCGAAGGGACCTGGCGCGCACACCAGGTGCCGCTCTCCGGCGTCCGGGACAACCCCGAGCACCTGCGGCAGCTGGAGGCGTGGATGCGCTCGTACCGGCCCGAGGAACTGTTCGACGACGACGGCCGGCCGACTCCGCGGGTCCTCGAATGGGTTCCCGAGGGCGCCGCCCGGCTCGGAGCCACCCCGTACGCCAACGGCGGACTCCTCCTGCGCGATCTGCCGATCCCGTCCCTCGACGACCACGCGGTCGAGATCACCGGCCGGGGCACCGTCACGCACGAGCCGACGCGTGTCCTCGGCGGGCTACTCGAAGCCGTCATGGCCGCGACCGCCGAACGCCGGGACTTCCGTCTCGTCGGCCCCGACGAGACCGCGTCGAACCGGCTCGACGCGGTCTACGAGGCGTCCGGAAAGGCATGGCAGGCGCGTGTCCTGCCCACCGACGAACACCTGGCACGTGACGGACGCGTCATGGAGGTGCTGTCCGAACACCTCTGCCAGGGATGGCTGGAGGGCTACCTCCTCACCGGCAGGCACGGCCTCTTCTCCAGCTACGAGGCGTTCGCCCACATCGTCGACTCGATGGTCAACCAGCACATCAAATGGCTGCGGACCTCCCGCCGGCTCGCCTGGCGGCGCCCCATCGCCTCCCTCAACTACCTGCTCACCTCGCACGTCTGGCGCCAGGACCACAACGGCTTCTCCCACCAGGACCCGGGCTTCGTCGACCACGTGCTCAACAAGAGCCCGGAGGTCGTCCGGGTCTACCTGCCGCCGGACACCAACACCCTGCTCTCGGTCGCCGACCACGCGCTGCGCAGCCGCGACTACGTCAACGTGATCGTGGCGGGCAAGCAGCCGTGCCTCGACTGGCTCACCATGGACGAGGCCCGCGCGCACTGCGCGCGGGGCGTCGGAGTCTGGGACTGGGCGGGCACGGAGGACGGCAGCCGGGAACCGGACGTGGTGCTCGCCTGCGCCGGGGACGTGCCCACGCTGGAGGTCATGGCGGCGGCCGGACTGCTCCGCGACCACCTCCCCGAACTCGCGGTGCGCGTGGTCAACGTGGTCGACATGACCCGGCTGCTGCCGCAGCGGGAGCATCCGCACGGGATGCCGGACTCCGAGTACGACGCGGTCTTCACGCGCGACCGGCCGGTGATCTTCGCGTACCACGGCTACCCCTGGCTGGTGCACCGGCTCGCCTACCGCCGTGCCGGACACCCGAATCTGCATGTACGCGGCTACAAGGAGGAGGGCACCACCACCACGCCCTTCGACATGGTGGTCCGCAACGACCTCGACCGCTACCGGCTGGTCATGGACGTCATCGACCGGGTCCCGGGCCTCGGCGTCCGCGCCACCGCCGTGCGTCAGGCGATGGCGGACGTCCGGCTCCGCCACCACGACTGGATCAGGGAGCACGGCGAGGACCTGCCCGAGGTGACCGGCTGGACCTGGAACGGCTGA
- a CDS encoding DUF4040 domain-containing protein — translation MTDALTVIALLLVAASATAAVLVRDPARQALVLSVLGLTLAALFLVLQAPDVALSQLAVGSALTPLLLLLSVHKVRRRGKRPAPDGERPTEDRETPAPKGRRRDGGRREPT, via the coding sequence ATGACTGACGCACTGACCGTGATCGCGCTGCTGCTCGTCGCCGCGTCGGCCACCGCCGCCGTACTGGTGCGCGATCCGGCCCGGCAGGCTCTGGTCCTGTCCGTGCTCGGACTGACCCTGGCCGCGCTCTTCCTGGTCCTCCAGGCGCCGGACGTGGCGCTGTCCCAGCTCGCGGTGGGCTCGGCGCTGACCCCGCTGTTGCTGCTGCTCTCCGTCCACAAGGTGCGCCGGCGCGGCAAGCGGCCCGCACCGGACGGCGAACGCCCCACCGAGGACCGCGAAACCCCCGCCCCGAAGGGAAGGCGGCGGGACGGCGGGCGGAGGGAACCGACGTGA
- a CDS encoding chemotaxis protein, with protein sequence MDTDALTVDVLRELRATRPYPALSLTMPTHRRAPDNAQDSVRLRNLVAEAGTRLDHDPRVTREARAAVREQLDRAVADIDPRRALDGLVLLATADEYRIWQLPRTAPERVVLSDSYLTRNLVAAKALARPFWALSVSADHATLWSGTVDSVRPVEAYGFPMTAPRLEPNPQREERIGDTPSVYRNEDTRQFMRAVDENLRAALTADPRPLYLAGIVHALSLLEDVGESTGAAVGRVPKGVPADVTPSGFLQELRPALEERRERFAAEIRKRLDDARSGHSFASGLDEVWAAVREGRAGLVAVEEHFQRTMRVTEGHLEPVDEAGERGADGLVREDIVDELVETALDGGATVVFVADDSLAEHGRIAASLRF encoded by the coding sequence ATGGACACGGACGCCCTGACCGTGGACGTACTGCGGGAGCTGCGCGCGACCAGGCCCTATCCGGCACTGTCCCTGACCATGCCGACGCACCGGCGCGCCCCGGACAACGCCCAGGACTCCGTACGGCTGCGCAATCTGGTCGCCGAGGCGGGAACGAGGCTCGACCATGATCCCCGGGTCACCCGGGAGGCGCGGGCCGCCGTCAGGGAGCAGCTCGACCGGGCGGTGGCGGACATCGATCCACGGCGGGCGCTGGACGGTCTGGTGCTCCTCGCCACGGCCGATGAGTACCGGATCTGGCAACTGCCGCGTACGGCACCCGAACGAGTGGTGCTCAGCGATTCGTACCTCACGCGCAACCTGGTCGCCGCGAAGGCCCTGGCCAGGCCGTTCTGGGCGCTGTCCGTCTCCGCTGACCACGCCACGCTGTGGAGCGGGACGGTGGATTCCGTGCGCCCGGTGGAGGCGTACGGCTTTCCCATGACGGCGCCCCGGCTGGAACCGAACCCGCAGCGCGAGGAGCGGATCGGCGACACCCCGAGCGTCTACCGCAACGAGGACACCCGGCAGTTCATGCGGGCCGTCGACGAGAATCTGCGCGCCGCGCTGACCGCCGATCCCCGGCCGTTGTACCTGGCGGGGATCGTGCACGCGCTCAGCCTGCTGGAGGACGTCGGCGAGAGTACGGGGGCGGCCGTCGGCCGGGTCCCCAAGGGCGTGCCGGCCGATGTCACCCCGAGCGGTTTCCTCCAGGAGCTGCGGCCCGCGCTGGAGGAGCGGCGGGAGCGGTTCGCGGCGGAGATCCGCAAGCGCCTCGACGACGCGCGCAGCGGTCATTCCTTCGCCAGCGGGCTGGACGAGGTGTGGGCGGCGGTACGGGAGGGACGCGCCGGACTCGTGGCGGTGGAAGAGCACTTCCAGCGGACGATGCGGGTCACGGAGGGCCATCTCGAACCGGTGGACGAGGCCGGGGAACGGGGTGCGGACGGCCTGGTACGCGAGGACATCGTGGACGAGCTGGTGGAGACGGCCCTGGACGGGGGCGCCACCGTGGTGTTCGTCGCCGACGACTCCCTCGCGGAGCACGGCCGGATCGCCGCCTCGCTCCGCTTCTGA
- a CDS encoding sodium:proton antiporter, translating to MSVLPYLTAAWIFLVGCHGLATSRNLIHAVGCLAVCQSATYVLLLSVGYRHDATAPVFSDLAPGSRPLVDPVVQALALTDVVVGATVTALLLALVIQVAKRHGTVDPDELTELRG from the coding sequence ATGTCCGTCCTGCCGTACCTGACCGCCGCGTGGATCTTCCTCGTCGGCTGTCACGGGCTCGCCACCAGCCGTAACCTCATCCACGCCGTCGGCTGCCTCGCCGTCTGCCAGTCCGCCACCTACGTCCTGCTCCTTTCCGTCGGCTACCGTCACGACGCCACCGCTCCCGTCTTCTCGGACCTCGCCCCGGGCTCACGCCCGCTCGTCGACCCGGTCGTCCAGGCTCTCGCGCTCACCGACGTCGTCGTCGGCGCGACGGTCACCGCCCTGCTGCTCGCCCTCGTCATCCAGGTCGCCAAGCGGCACGGCACCGTGGACCCGGACGAACTGACCGAGCTGCGCGGATGA
- a CDS encoding ATP-binding protein: MTVPLDRHYLVELRVTADRAHGLRRIVAAHLRHWDLELHVRPVCRGVDELLTNVRRHVGDETRCVVELRLSGRSLTVSVADDGSGMPRLLAAGGGLSRVRALSDSWGTCRTGQGKVVWFTRYTDAPVGPGRPARAPLPGTPATAAPSPAPAPV, encoded by the coding sequence ATGACCGTTCCACTCGACCGGCACTACCTGGTCGAACTCCGGGTGACGGCGGACCGCGCGCACGGACTGCGGCGCATCGTCGCCGCGCACCTTCGCCACTGGGACCTCGAACTCCACGTGCGGCCCGTGTGCCGGGGCGTGGACGAGCTGCTGACGAACGTCCGGCGCCATGTCGGTGACGAGACCCGGTGCGTCGTGGAACTGCGTCTGTCCGGGCGGTCGCTGACGGTCTCCGTGGCCGACGACGGCTCCGGGATGCCCAGGCTGCTCGCCGCCGGAGGCGGCCTCAGCCGGGTGAGGGCCCTGAGCGACAGCTGGGGCACCTGCCGGACCGGCCAGGGCAAGGTCGTCTGGTTCACCCGGTACACCGACGCGCCCGTCGGTCCCGGCCGGCCCGCCCGCGCCCCGCTGCCCGGGACGCCCGCGACCGCCGCGCCGAGTCCGGCCCCCGCCCCGGTGTGA
- a CDS encoding plasmid stabilization protein gives MPRGSSSKRERQYEHIKESQQERGVGEDRAEEIAARTVNKERARSGEARTASRTSTQDISSSRRGGLRSHTGAGGPTRDQLYEEARKKNVKGRSSMTKDQLAEAVGR, from the coding sequence ATGCCACGTGGTTCCAGTTCCAAGCGGGAACGGCAGTACGAGCACATCAAGGAGAGCCAGCAGGAGCGCGGGGTCGGCGAGGACCGGGCGGAGGAGATCGCGGCGCGGACGGTCAACAAGGAGCGGGCCCGCTCCGGTGAGGCGAGGACCGCGAGCCGCACCTCGACCCAGGACATCTCGTCCTCGCGCCGCGGCGGACTGCGCTCGCACACCGGCGCCGGGGGACCGACCCGCGACCAGCTCTACGAAGAGGCCAGGAAGAAGAACGTCAAGGGACGTTCGTCGATGACCAAGGACCAGCTGGCCGAGGCCGTCGGCCGCTGA
- a CDS encoding complex I subunit 5 family protein: protein MSRLLPLVVAAPLLGAALLVAAGRGLPRPVAEAVGCAVAAATAGLALHLLMASPATDLNWVGGWTPGHDGTSVGIVLAGNPVALGLAALVSLLTVGVLAYSWRYFDEPPSHHSGAFPALVLLFQSGMCGFVLTGDLFNAFVFFELMSVVAYALTGYRVEEARAVQGALTFGIVNSLGAYAMLMGIVLLYARTGELGMRAIGRRLDEQGGPDALVLAAFVLVLTGLLVKAAAFPFHFWLPDAHAVAPTPVCMLLSGVMVELGVYGVGRVYWTVFAGPGGIPAPDTERALLVLGAASAAVGAVMCWQQRHVKRLLAYATVAHTGLFLIGLGLLTPEATGGVALYVLAHAGVKAALFACAGILLDRYGSIDEHELHGRARKLPVVGTLFAIGGLALAGLPPFGTGLGKAVVEEGAGTPLTALFVAVSAVTGAAVLRMTARVFGGLGPRPTDAGRYETSGRDEEPETRGTLVRVPDTMLAVPALLLAGALVVGLVPGVADDVGRAVDGALPGAAPHPPHWTGPGLLLGGLSALLAVALAARAVRRPGWAKPHPWTQPLRRLHSGHIGDYVAWALMGMTLLGALAVPGLLPG, encoded by the coding sequence ATGAGCCGGCTGCTGCCGCTCGTCGTCGCCGCCCCGCTGCTCGGGGCGGCCCTGCTGGTCGCCGCCGGCCGCGGACTGCCCAGGCCCGTCGCCGAGGCCGTGGGCTGCGCGGTCGCCGCCGCCACCGCCGGACTCGCCCTCCACCTCCTGATGGCCTCCCCGGCCACGGACCTCAACTGGGTGGGCGGATGGACCCCCGGACACGACGGGACGAGTGTGGGCATCGTGCTGGCCGGGAATCCCGTCGCGCTCGGACTCGCCGCGCTGGTCTCGCTGCTGACGGTCGGTGTGCTCGCGTACTCCTGGCGGTACTTCGACGAACCGCCGAGCCATCACTCCGGCGCGTTCCCCGCGCTCGTCCTGCTCTTCCAGTCGGGCATGTGCGGCTTCGTGCTGACCGGTGACCTGTTCAACGCCTTCGTCTTCTTCGAGCTGATGAGCGTCGTCGCCTACGCCCTCACCGGCTACCGGGTCGAGGAGGCCAGGGCCGTCCAGGGCGCCCTCACCTTCGGCATCGTCAACTCCCTCGGCGCCTACGCCATGCTGATGGGCATCGTGCTGCTGTACGCCAGGACCGGCGAGCTGGGGATGCGGGCCATCGGGCGGCGGCTCGACGAACAGGGCGGCCCGGACGCCCTGGTCCTGGCGGCGTTCGTGCTCGTCCTCACCGGACTCCTCGTCAAGGCCGCCGCCTTCCCCTTCCACTTCTGGCTCCCCGACGCCCACGCCGTCGCCCCCACCCCGGTCTGCATGCTGCTGTCCGGAGTGATGGTCGAACTCGGGGTGTACGGCGTGGGGCGCGTGTACTGGACCGTGTTCGCCGGGCCGGGAGGCATCCCGGCGCCCGACACCGAACGCGCGCTGCTGGTGCTCGGCGCCGCCTCCGCCGCGGTCGGAGCCGTCATGTGCTGGCAGCAGCGCCACGTGAAACGCCTCCTCGCCTACGCCACCGTCGCCCACACCGGTCTGTTCCTGATCGGCCTCGGCCTGCTCACCCCGGAGGCGACCGGGGGAGTGGCGCTGTACGTACTGGCGCACGCCGGTGTCAAGGCGGCACTCTTCGCCTGCGCGGGCATCCTCCTCGACCGCTACGGCAGCATCGACGAACACGAACTCCACGGCAGGGCACGGAAGCTGCCCGTCGTCGGGACGCTCTTCGCCATCGGCGGCCTGGCGCTCGCCGGACTGCCCCCGTTCGGTACCGGACTGGGCAAGGCGGTCGTCGAGGAGGGCGCGGGCACCCCGCTCACCGCCCTCTTCGTGGCCGTCTCCGCCGTGACCGGCGCGGCGGTACTGCGGATGACCGCCCGCGTCTTCGGCGGCCTCGGCCCCCGGCCGACCGACGCGGGCCGGTACGAGACCAGTGGCCGGGACGAGGAACCCGAGACCCGGGGCACGCTGGTGCGCGTGCCCGACACCATGCTGGCCGTCCCGGCGCTGCTGCTCGCCGGGGCGCTCGTGGTCGGCCTGGTCCCCGGCGTCGCCGACGACGTCGGCCGGGCGGTGGACGGCGCGCTCCCCGGAGCGGCCCCGCACCCGCCGCACTGGACCGGTCCCGGTCTGCTCCTCGGCGGCCTCTCCGCCCTGCTCGCCGTCGCACTCGCGGCACGGGCCGTACGGCGGCCCGGCTGGGCGAAGCCGCATCCGTGGACCCAGCCGCTGCGCCGTCTGCACTCCGGGCACATCGGCGACTACGTGGCCTGGGCACTGATGGGGATGACCCTGCTGGGGGCGCTGGCCGTGCCCGGCCTCCTGCCGGGCTGA